One genomic region from Athalia rosae chromosome 3, iyAthRosa1.1, whole genome shotgun sequence encodes:
- the LOC105686605 gene encoding EKC/KEOPS complex subunit Tprkb-like, whose protein sequence is MTCGTVIITNITWVTLYCCAIRICDRYKLNILSCIMDTVTVQLDVETEKFLTLYLFTNVENTNEIRQQVIDGQLKCCVLKAGLIVDPFQVIVAANKAVVNEKFGTLTTRTIFSEILFNLSLSKNITQSLTKFGIDDKERNIIVAIVHEADNCEALAKNPLAVVKGDRVPITRLKEISDIPLIKKTYKIDESELKVSSIVDCVTSKMNIKDFASY, encoded by the coding sequence ATGACATGTGGTACAGTGATCATAACCAATATAACGTGGGTAACATTGTACTGTTGTGCTATTCGAATTTGTGATagatataaattaaatattttgagCTGTATAATGGATACCGTCACAGTTCAATTAGACGTCGAgacagaaaaatttctgacttTATATTTGTTCACAAACGTTGAAAACACTAATGAAATAAGGCAACAAGTGATCGATGGGCAGCTGAAATGTTGTGTCTTAAAGGCCGGTCTGATTGTTGATCCCTTTCAAGTTATTGTTGCGGCTAATAAGGCAGTGGTCAATGAAAAGTTCGGAACATTGACAACCAGAACCATATTTTCAGAAAtcttattcaatttatccTTATCAAAGAATATAACTCAATCCCTTACCAAATTTGGCATTGACGATAAGGAAAGGAATATCATCGTTGCAATTGTTCACGAAGCTGATAACTGCGAGGCTCTGGCAAAAAATCCATTAGCAGTGGTAAAAGGTGATAGAGTACCCATAACTAGACTCAAAGAAATATCAGACATCCCACTTATCAAGAAGACctacaaaattgatgaatctGAACTAAAAGTATCAAGTATTGTGGACTGTGTTACAAGCAAAATGAACATCAAAGATTTTGCTTCTTACTAa